The following DNA comes from Weissella koreensis KACC 15510.
CTGACTTACATTCATTTGGCCAATATATACAAGAAGGTCGTCGAAACTTATTTGAGACACTTGTACGGGTTACTAACCCAACTTCAGATGTTGTGATTCCTGAAATGGAAGCCGATGATGGTTTGGAATACTTACAAGGTAAGACAATGAGCTATGTTAACCGAATGGCTTCAGATGGGACATTATTAGCTCACGTTGATGGTGGTGTACCTAACATGGTTGTTGAAATTGAACAACAAGATGCTTATCATTTGGGATACATGATTTACTTCTTTGAAATTGCAGTTGGAATTTCTGGATACTTGAATGGAGTTAATCCATTTAATCAACCAGGGGTAGAAGCTTATAAAAAGAATATGTTTGGTCTTTTGGGAAAGCCTGGTTACGAAGAATTGACTGCTGCCTTGCGTGAACGTCTATAAAGCATAAGAGGACTGGGAAAATTTTCCTTCTCCTCTTTTTAGTTAATATCAAAATATATTTAAGATTAATTAAGTTTAATCTAGTAAGATGATAAAAACAATATTACTCATTCGGATTAATTTGAAACGACAGGAGCGGATAATTGATTAAAACGAGCAACATAACAAACTGGCTTAGTCGGTTAATAAAAGGTATGATTTTAGCCCTTGGATTTATTTTACCAGGTGTATCTGGCGGAGTTTTAGCTGCCATCTTAGGAATATATGAACGTCTCTTGCAATTTATGGGGAATGTCAGACAACGGTTTAAATTGGATTTTTGGTATTTTGTTCCAGTTGGCTTAGGTGGCCTTTTGGGTATAGTTTTATTGAGTGCTCCACTAGAGTATTTATTAGAAAAACATCAGATTTTAGTACTCTGGGCATTTTCTGGTGCAATTATTGGAACTTTACCATCATTGTTTAAAACGGCAGGTGTACAAGGCCGTAAGACTAGTGACTGGATGGTCTTGATATTAACGACGGTGCTAGGGGGATGGTTTTTATATAATTTAAGTACAATTTTTGGTACTTTAAAACCTAATTTTGCTAGTTGGATTTTGGCAGGTGGATTAATTGCATTAGGAATTATTCTGCCAGGATTAAGCCCTTCAAATTTATTGCTTTATCTTGGATTATTTGAGCCTATGCTAAAAGGATTTAAGTCGGGTGACTTAAGTGTGTTAATTCCAATGATTATTGGTGCCGGAATTACTTTATTGGCTCTATCAAAAGTAATGTTGATTTTATTGAAAAAATTTTATGCAAAGGTTTATCATTTTATTTTGGGAATCGTGATTGCCTCAATTGGACTGATTTTGGTTCCGCCAGTAGCTAATTATGAAGGAATAAATATAGGTACGATGGTTTTTGCTTTAATTTTAATGCTAGCCGGAATGGCGTTGGGATGGTGGATGTCCCAACTAGAGAATAAGTATAAGTAATTTATAGTTATATTGAATAAAGCTGGTTTTTTGATAACTAATCTGTTAATATTTATAAGTATAAAAGTTAATTTTAGGAGATTTTAATCATGGCCATTGGAATGAATGATTTGAAGACGGGTTTGACAATTGAATACTCAAACTCAATTTGGCGGGTGTTGGAATTTCAACACGTTAAGCCTGGTAAAGGGGCAGCCTTTGTCCGTTCAAAGTTAAAGAATTTGCGTTCAGGATCAGTAAATGAAGTTACT
Coding sequences within:
- a CDS encoding DUF368 domain-containing protein produces the protein MKTSNITNWLSRLIKGMILALGFILPGVSGGVLAAILGIYERLLQFMGNVRQRFKLDFWYFVPVGLGGLLGIVLLSAPLEYLLEKHQILVLWAFSGAIIGTLPSLFKTAGVQGRKTSDWMVLILTTVLGGWFLYNLSTIFGTLKPNFASWILAGGLIALGIILPGLSPSNLLLYLGLFEPMLKGFKSGDLSVLIPMIIGAGITLLALSKVMLILLKKFYAKVYHFILGIVIASIGLILVPPVANYEGINIGTMVFALILMLAGMALGWWMSQLENKYK